A single window of Theropithecus gelada isolate Dixy chromosome 9, Tgel_1.0, whole genome shotgun sequence DNA harbors:
- the LOC112631319 gene encoding LOW QUALITY PROTEIN: arf-GAP with GTPase, ANK repeat and PH domain-containing protein 5-like (The sequence of the model RefSeq protein was modified relative to this genomic sequence to represent the inferred CDS: inserted 3 bases in 3 codons; substituted 2 bases at 2 genomic stop codons), translating to MALSRVTLFSDSKPPGSEDIDNQGASHEFDLPRGSVCPSESEIYETGAGDGMAGAGDRMAGAGDRMAGVPMAAAVQPAEVTVEVGEDLHMYHIHDREMPEALEFNPSANPEASTVFQRNCQTDALEFNPPANPEASTIFQRNSQTDVVEIRRSNCTNHVSTVRFSQQYSSCSTIFLDDSTASQPYLTMTIISVTLEIHHDITQRDADGSLSIFDEQLYSFMLSGTFIAVSTMHITQTRSGGGSLSNYSSSIPSTPSTSQEDLQINVPPTVNTPTPVRKQSKHWSKLFASEKGSHPDKEKKAPESHADTIGSGRAIPIKQGMLLKLSGKWLKKXKKKYVTLCDNGMLTYYSSLGDYMKNIHKKEIDLQTSTXEVPGKRPPLATLACAPISSSKSNGLSKDMNSLRISANSDTGLGDSVCSSPSISSTTNPKLNPPPSLHANKNEHRRKKSTNNLKDNGLSITAEEQEENFIIVSLTGQTWHFEAMTYEERDAWVQAIESQIPASLQSCESSKSKFRLMSQREAMALQSIRNMCGNSHCVDCETQNPNWASLNLGVLMCIECSGIHXNLGTHLSRVRSLDLDDWPVELMKVMSYIGNDLANSVWQESSQGQRKPSVDCTREKKEWWIRAKYEQKLFLAPLPYTELSLGQHLLQATXNEDLRTAILLLAHGSREEVNETCGVGDSCTALHLACRKGNVVLAQLLIWFGVDVITXDSHGNTALAYAQQASSQECIKVLLQYGCPDERV from the exons GGCCAGCCACGAGTTTGACCTGCCACGGGGGTCAGTATGTCCCTCTGAGTCCGAGATCTATGAGACAGGAGCTGGCGACGGGATGGCAGGAGCTGGGGACAGGATGGCAGGAGCTGGGGACAGGATGGCAGGAGTGCCCATGGCTGCTGCTGTGCAGCCTGCTGAGGTGACTGTTGAAGTTGGTGAGGACCTCCACATGTACCACATCCATGACCGGGAGATGCCTGAAG CTTTGGAGTTTAACCCTTCTGCCAATCCAGAGGCAAGCACAGTATTCCAGAGGAACTGTCAAACAGATG CTTTGGAGTTTAACCCTCCTGCCAATCCAGAGGCAAGCACAATATTCCAGAGGAACTCTCAGACAGATG ttGTAGAAATAAGAAGAAGCAACTGTACAAACCAT GTATCTACTGTGCGTTTCAGTCAACAGTACAGCTCATGTTCGACAATATTCCTTGATGACAGCACAGCCAGCCAGCCTTATCTTACAATGACAATAATATC AGTGACCTTGGAGATACATCATGATATCACGCAAAG agatgCAGATGGATCTTTGAGCATATTTGATGAACAGTTATACTCATTTATGTTAAGTGGCACTTTTATTGCG GTTTCCACCATGCACATTACCCAAACAAGAAGTGGAGGTGGGAGTTTAAGTAACTATTCCTCCTCCATTCCATCGACTCCCAGCACCAGCCAGGAGGACCTTCAGATCAATGTACCTCCCACTGTCAACACACCCACACCCGTTCGCAAGCAGTCCAAGCACTGGTCCAAGCTGTTTGCATCTGAGAAAGGGAGTCACCcagacaaagagaagaaagccCCAGAGAGCCATGCTGACACCATCGGGAGTGGCAGAGCCATCCCCATTAAACAGGGCATGCTCTTAAAGCTAAGTGGGAAATggctgaagaaatagaaaaagaaatatgtcacCCTCTGTGACAATGGCATGCTCACCTATTATTCAAGCTTAGGTGATTACATGAAGAATATTCACAAAAAAGAGATTGACCTTCAGACATCTA TCGAAGTCCCAGGAAAGAGGCCACCCCTAGCCACATTGGCCTGTGCGCCCATTTCCAGCTCTAAAAGCAATGGCCTATCCAAAGACATGAACAGTCTACGCATCTCAGCCAATTCAGACACCGGGCTGGGTGACTCTGTATGCTCCAGCCCCAGTATCTCCAGCACCACCAACCCCAAGCTCAACCCACCCCCCTCTCTTCATGCCAACAAAAACGAACACCGAAGGAAGAAAAGCACCAACAACTTGAAAGACAATGGCCTGTCCATCACTGctgaagaacaagaagaaaacttTATCATTGTGTCCCTCACTGGCCAAACGTGGCACTTTGAAGCCATGACGTATGAGGAGCGGGATGCCTGGGTCCAAGCCATCGAGAGCCAGATCCCGGCCAGCCTGCAGTCATGCGAGAGCAGCAAAAGCAAGTTCCGGCTGATGAGCCAGAGGGAGGCCATGGCCCTGCAGTCCATCCGAAACATGTGTGGGAACTCCCACTGTGTGGACTGTGAGACCCAGAATCCTAACTGGGCCAGTTTGAACTTGGGAGTCCTCATGTGTATTGAATGCTCAGGGATTC GTAATCTTGGCACCCACCTTTCCCGAGTCCGATCTCTGGACCTAGATGACTGGCCAGTTGAGCTCATGAAGGTTATGTCATATATTGGCAATGACCTAGCCAACAGCGTCTGGCAAGAGAGCAGCCAGGGGCAGAGAAAACCATCAGTAGATTGcacaagggaaaaaaaggaatggtGGATCCGTGCCAAATATGAACAGAAGCTCTTCCTGGCCCCACTACCCTACACGGAGCTGTCCCTGGGCCAGCACCTGCTGCAGGCCA CCAATGAGGACCTGCGGACAGCCATCCTGCTGCTGGCACATGGCTCCCGGGAGGAAGTGAATGAGACCTGTGGGGTGGGAGACAGCTGCACGGCGCTCCATCTGGCCTGCCGCAAGGGGAATGTGGTCCTGGCACAGCTCCTGATCTGGTTTGGGGTGGATGTCATTACCTGAGATTCCCACGGGAACACAGCGCTGGCCTACGCCCAGCAGGCCTCCAGCCAGGAGTGCATCAAGGTCCTGCTGCAGTACGGCTGCCCCGACGAGCGCGTGTAG